In Garra rufa chromosome 15, GarRuf1.0, whole genome shotgun sequence, a single genomic region encodes these proteins:
- the nudt12 gene encoding LOW QUALITY PROTEIN: NAD-capped RNA hydrolase NUDT12 (The sequence of the model RefSeq protein was modified relative to this genomic sequence to represent the inferred CDS: inserted 1 base in 1 codon): MMSSIQISVRDDLLQRFLNAASTGDEQTLSLMISQSRELLNRRGEQGWSALMLAARNGHYDAAKVLLSNGCDTSVTNRSGQTALDVALFWGHRHIARLLSSDPDHNLHQLLPNRGVEEPDIYFNREILDRMSDKRNDAEWLAAKRAAPESVFLLFHALNPLVCSGAEDGVEEMRLCKLRSAAVQELLKNRQTVEVFLGAEKQEKDDGLLAWFALSTEDDPTQLLKVKEPNSFFLQGAMPGLLRLSDDDAGVVAQARSVLAXSRYRFCPTCGSDTKVEEAGYKRTCLKAGCKSLQGVHNTCYPRVDPVVIMLVLHPDGNQCLLGRKKIFPPGMFSCLAGFVEPGETLEAAVRREVQEESGVQVGPVQYLSCQAWPMPSCLMIGCHCVATTTDIKVDQNEIEEARWFTRQQVMDALVKDKRAVFIMPPRQAIAHYLLKHWIGCNANL, translated from the exons ATGATGAGCAGCATCCAGATTAGTGTGAGAGATGATCTGCTGCAGCGGTTTCTGAACGCGGCGTCCACAGGAGACGAGCAGACGCTGTCGCTCATGATCTCTCAGTCCAGAGAGCTGCTGAACCGGCGAGGAGAACAGGGCTGGAGCGCTTTAATGCTGGCCGCCAGAAACGGACACTACGACGCGGCCAAAGTCCTGCTGTCCAACGG ATGCGACACGAGCGTCACTAACCGGTCGGGTCAGACGGCGCTTGATGTAGCTCTGTTTTGGGGTCACAGACACATCGCCCGTCTGCTGTCCAGCGATCCGGATCACAACCTCCATCAGCTTCTGCCCAACAGAGGAGTGGAAGAGCCGGATATTTACTTCAACAGAGAGATCCTGGACCGAATGAGCGACAAACGCAATGACGCCGAATGGCTGGCGGCCAAACGAGCTGCTCCTGAGTCTGTGTTCCTCCTCTTCCACGCTCTGAACCCTCTGGTGTGTTCTGGAGCGGAGGATGGAGTGGAGGAGATGAGGCTGTGTAAACTCAGATCTGCTGCGGTGCAGGAGCTGCTGAAGAACCGCCAGACCGTGGAGGTTTTCTTAGGAGCTGAGAAGCAGGAGAAGGACGATGGGCTGCTGGCGTGGTTCGCTCTCAGTACCGAAGACGATCCTACTCAACTGCTCAAAGTTAAAGAGCCCAACAGTTTCTTCCTGCAGGGAGCCATGCCAGGACTCCTGAGATTGAGCGACGATGATGCTG GTGTGGTGGCTCAGGCCCGATCTGTCCTCG TCAGCCGCTACCGCTTCTGTCCGACGTGCGGCAGCGACACCAAAGTAGAAGAGGCCGGCTACAAGAGGACCTGTTTGAAAGCAGGCTGCAAGAGTCTCCAGGGCGTCCATAACACCTGTTATCCCAGAGTGG ATCCAGTGGTCATCATGCTGGTCCTGCACCCGGATGGGAACCAGTGCCTGCTGGGACGCAAGAAGATCTTTCCTCCAGGAATGTTCTCCTGTCTCGCCGGCTTCGTGGAGCCAG GGGAGACGCTGGAGGCGGCGGTGAGGAGGGAGGTGCAGGAGGAGAGCGGTGTTCAGGTGGGACCCGTGCAGTACCTGTCCTGTCAGGCGTGGCCCATGCCCTCCTGTCTGATGATTGGCTGCCACTGCGTCGCTACGACGACAGACATCAAAGTGGACCAGAATGAGATTGAAGAGGCGCGCTGGTTTACCCGACAACAG GTGATGGACGCTCTTGTGAAAGACAAGCGTGCCGTGTTCATCATGCCGCCCAGACAGGCCATCGCTCACTATCTGCTCAAACACTGGATCGGCTGCAACGCAAACCTCTAA